Genomic window (Methyloprofundus sp.):
TTGAACAGGCAGGCACAACAAGAAAACGCTTACTGGAGCAATATCCGAGTGAAACCCAATCTTTTTTAAATTTTTTACATAAAACGGATGCCGGCGTTGCCATCAGTCAACGTCAAAAAGAATTAATTAACGTGGCTCTAGCGGTTGCTTCACAGTGTGATCGTTGTATCGCCGCCCATGTTAAAAGTGCAGTTAAACGTGGCGCCAGTCAGGATGAAATTGTCGAAGCCAGATCTATGGCGGTCATCATGCATGGTGGTCCCGCCTATATGTATATGAGTTCACTTTTTGAAGCATTGGATGAATTTTCACCCGAACCAGAGGAGCTCTCAGATGGAGCGTGAACAAAGCCATAAAATGCTACATGATATGTTACGCGCACGTGCTTTTGAAGAGCGGGTAGCGGAAGAATACAGTAAGGGCAGTTTTGCTGGTTTTTTACACCTTTACCCAGGAGAAGAAGCGGTAGCCGTAGGCGTTATACATGCTACCGAACCTTCCGATTATCTTGTGACTACGTATCGCGAACATGTTCATGCGCTGGTTCGGGGGACGCCCTCAAAACTCATCATGGCAGAATTATTTGGTCGTAGCGACGGCATCTGTAAAGGCATGGGAGGCTCTATGCATTTATTTGATGCCGAACATCGTTTTATGGGTGGCTATGCTATTGTTGGCGAAACTTACCCGATTGCCATCGGTGTCGGGTATGCTATTTCTTTGCGTAAGCTCCCGGAAGCGGTGATCTGCTTTTTTGGCGATGGTGCGGTGAATCAGGGGACTTTTCACGAATCACTTAATATGGCGGCTTTATGGCGCTTGCCGATACTTTTTGTGTGCGAAAACAACCATTATCAGATTGGTACAGAAATTCATCGACATTCTGCGGTAACTGACGTGTACAAGCGTGCTGCTGCTTATAATATTCCAGCGGAAAAAATAAACGGTGTGGATGTACTCAATGTATATGAAACGACACAACGCTTACTAAAACAGATTCGTAGTGGCAGTGGCCCATATTTGCTGGAACTGGAAACCTATCGTTTTCGTGGTCATTCCATGGCGGATCCCGGCACCTATAGACCTGCAGTGGAAGTTCATTCTTTTGCCAGTCAGGATCCTGTCTCTATTGCTATACGTGAAGTGGAGTCCCAGTACCCGACGGCCGAGCAAATTGCCACGGCTGGTCCGGACTGCATTGAGCTGTTATCAGAACAAGCGCAACAGAAGGGGCATCTGGCTGAACATGATCTTGAGTTAATCAAAAAAGAGGTGGAAACGGAAATTGAAGCGGCAGTTGCCTTTGCTTTGCAAAGCCCTCAGCCATCCATGGACGATTGCCAGGCTTATTTACAGTTTAATCAACGCGGCGAAACCTTAATTTAGGAGTAAAGATGATGCACGAAGAATTAATGTATTGGCAAGCTTTGAATAGTGCTCTGGATATAGAAATGGCGGAAGATTCATCCGTTTTTACACTGGGTGAAGACGTCGGTTTATTTGGTGGAACTTACCGCGTGACAGAAGGACTTTATTCCAAATATGGTGAAGCCCGGGTTCGTGATACACCGATTTCAGAAAACAGCTTTACTGGCTTGGGTGTTGGTGCCGCAATGGTGGGTATGCGTCCGGTCATTGAAATTATGACAGTTAATTTTGCTCTGCTGGCGTTAGATGCGATTATTAATATGGCTGCCAAAATTCCTTTTATGTCTGGTGGTCAGTATCCTATGCCACTTGTCGTTCGTATGCCAGGTGGTGTGGCTAAACAACTGGGGGCTCAGCACTCTCAGCGCCTGGAACATACTTTGATGAATGTACCAGGCTTACGTATTGCTGTACCTGTTACCCCACAAGATGCCTACTGGCAATTGAGTCAGGCAATCAGTAGTAATGCCCCTATTATTTTACTGGAGCATGAGTTACTTTATTTCACTAAAGGGTTGATTGATTCCAGTGTGGAACGGTTACCGATGCATCGCGCTTTAGTCAGACGCAAAGGTCGACATATAACCATTATTAGTTATTCGCGGCATGTGTTGTTATGTTTGCAGGCTGCAGAATTACTGGCAAAACAGGGTATTGATGCCGAGGTTATTGACTTGCGTAGTTTGAGCCCTATTGATTGGGATACCTGCGTACAATCACTGGAAAAAACTAATCGCCTATTGGTGGTTGAGGAGGACTGTGGTTTTGCTGGTGCTGGCGCAGAAATTGTTGCACAATTAACGGAACGTTGTTTCTATGCACTGGATGAACCTCCTATTCGTGTGGCAGGTCTTGATATACCAACGCCCTATAATCAAGCACTAGAAGCTACCAGTATTCCACAAATTAATGATATTGTAACAGCTGCGCGACAGTTTCGGTTACCCGCTTGAATGATTGCAAGGAGCAAACCATGAAATACGAAATTACTCTCCCTGTGTTATCCGATACCATGAGCACAGGTAAGTTAGCACGCTGGCTTAAACAGCCAGGTGATAAAATTAATAAAGGCGATGTGATTGCCGAGATTGAATCTGATAAAGCCATTATGGAAGTAGAGGCTTTTCATGAAGGTTATCTGGCAGGGCCTCTTGCCTCTATCGATACTGATATTCCAATTGGACAGGTGATTGGCTATATCACCGAACAAGAGAAAAATGCTGCGATAGAACCCAAAAAAACAGATTCTAATACAAGTCCTGGGGACAATACGAGTGCTATACCCTCAGTTATTCAGAAAGAAACAGCGGTGCAAACTGTTGATATCCCAGCAGTGTCCGTGCAGATACCTGTATCTGATTCCCCGGAAACTAAGATTACTCCTTTGTTAGCGCATCATATCCCGGCTGCCTCCGGGAAGCGAAATGCATCACCTCATGCGCGGGCTTTGGCATTGAAGCTGGGTATAGACCTTGCGACAGTGATGCCGGGTAAAGATGGACACATACAAGCGGAAGAGGTTTTGGCTGCCGCACATCAATCACCAACGCTTAATCTTCAGCTTGGGCCGCCTTATCGCCTTGAACCGCTAACGTCTATGCAGAAAGCGGTAACGCAAAATATGATTGCCACCCTAACAACGCCTACCTTTAGGACAGAGGCTAAATTAAGCCTCAAGGCACTTAAAAAAGTGGGAAAACAACATAATCTTTCGCTGACACTGTTGCTGGCTCGTGCCTGTGCACTAACGATCAAAGCTAATCCACAATTTAATGCTGTATTTACTCCAGAAGGCTTGGCTCACCGTGACCGTGTTGATGTTGGAATTGCCGTTGATGTACCTGGTGGCTTATTAACACCTGTGTTGCGAGATGTTGTTGAACGACCACTTGATGAGCTGGCAGAAGACTGGCGAATTTTAAAAGATAAAATTAAACGTCAACGTTTAGAACAAGAAGACTATACTGGTGCAACATTTTATTTATCAAATCTTGGGGTATTTCCTGTTGTTTATGGGTTTGATGCCTTAGTACCTTTGGGGGCTGCCGCTATCCTGGCAATAGGTGCTGAACATGAGGGGCAATGCCTGTTAACATTAAGTTGTGATCATCGAGTTGTATCCGGGGCTGATTCAGCACGATTTCTGACTACGCTAGATGAGGTTTTACAACACGCCAAGGTATTATAAAGTTATTTCAGGTACTGCTTTACTCGCATTTATAATAAGCCTTTTTAGGGCACGAAGCATACCATAGTTCTGATAAACATAAGAAAAAAAGAGTGAAAAAGAAAATCCTACACACAATAATTACCTTGATATCATCATGTCAAGGGAACAAAGATAGAGACTATCATGTCTGAATCACCGATTGTACCAGACAAAGACACTTTGGCATTGAGTCGAACCGACCTGGCTAATGAAAGAACCTACCAGGCATGGCTTCGGACAGGTTTGGCTGCGCTAGTCGCTGGACTTGGCGTATACAAATTCATGGGTAATATGATGTCATTATGGGTTTTGCTAACAATAGTGACTACTTTAATTCTACTCAGTGTGGCTGCCTTTTTACTGGCTGCCTGGCGATACAGCCATGTATATATAAGCGTAGCTGACAGAGTGCCTGCCTGGATAATTACCCTGAGTAGTCTGTTACTTTCCGGATGTTCATTGATTGCACTTTTCGATTTGCTGATTTCTACAAGGAGTTAGGTAACGCGTAATAAATAACCTATCAGGATGGCGCAGGGTTTTTATTCGTCTTTAAGGCGCATAGCTAGTACAGTACCGTGTAGGTTTGATGGATAGGGTTTTATTAAGCTACTAATTTAAAATATAAATTACAGTTATCTATTAATCCGTCCAACACGCTGCTGTACTAGGTATGCAACGCCGAAGATGGGAAATAAAGACCAGTAAAATGTTAAAGTCATTATGCTTTGGTACTTATATGTCACATCTTTAAGAACTGGGTATTGTTGCTGTACTAGCCAAAAATAAGATAAGCTGAATTCGGGTCATTTTAAACTTTCCTAATTAGGGATCAAATTATGTTTTTAAATTGTAGTAAACACGTTCATTTGTCAGTCATGGTAACGCTTATGCTGTTGATGACGACTATCGTTTTCCCGGTTAGTGCCGCAGAATTTTCTCTAGAGAGGGTCAATCAATATACATCAATAGACCCTTTTTCCTTTATTCTGCTGGAATTCGGGTTAATTGTTGTTCTGGCGCTGATAGGGCATATTCTATCCAGATATTATCGCTTACCTAACGTACTGGGTGAGCTTCTTATCGGCATTGTGGCAGGTAATTTATTATATTGGCTGGACTGGTCACCGGTATTTTTTATGGTCATGCATCTCAGTGATGCCAGTGATATTTTTCAGGCGGTCTGGACCTCATCTTTATCGGTGAGTGATACGCTAAACCATTTATATTCCCCTGATAACCCCGAAACTCAGGAATTTGTGACTCGATTATCCGAGGTATTTACCACCAATAAATCACCGGCTCTGGTCTTACTGGGGGTAGCATTATGGATGTTTTCCAATTTTGGTGTGTTTTTATTATTATTTAAGCTAGGGCTGGAGACTAAAGTTGAAGAAATTATTGAGGCAGCAGAACCTTTGGCCTTTTTAGTGTCTGTGGTGGGCACTCTAACGCCTTTTTTTCTGGGCCTTTTGGCCAGTGTCTGGTTGTTGCCGGAAGAGAGTACTTCGGTACATATATTTATTGCTGCTGCACTCTGCACAACCAGCGCAATGATAACAACGGGTATGCTCACCTCTTTAGGCAGGGAGAAAAGCCGGGAAGCACAATTGGTGATGCATGCTGCATTTCTTGATGATATTTTCGGCATGTTTTTCTTGTCTTTTATTACCAATATCGTGTTGGGTGAAACGCTTGAAATAGGTGAAATAATGACCTTGTTTTTCTATTCTGCCTTTATATTTGTGGGTATTATCGTTATTGGCAAACAATTGGTTAAGCATATACCCAGTTTTTATAATTTTGAACAATCCCATACCCGGATACTGATTCCTATTATGATGCTGGTATTGATTAGTTGGCTGACGAATTTTTTGGGTATCGGCGTTATCAGTGGAGCTTTTATGGCGGGAATCATTTTAAATAATATCCAGGATAAAAAGGGGCTTATCAAAGACCTTATCGCCCCGCTTGAAAAAATATTTGCGCCGATTTTTTTCGTTTTTGTTGGTATGCAGGTTAATCTCAAGGAATTTCTTCATGCAGAAACTATTTGGCTGACGCTTGTCTTATTGCTTGTTGCCGTCCTAGGAAAGATGGTTGCTGGATTTGTAAGCAAACAAAATATTAATTCATACGCCATAGGGCTGGGAATGATGCCACGCGGTGAAGCGGTACTTATTTTTATCAGTATCGGGAAAATTCTGGGCGTTATTGACGATACTGTTTTTTCAGCAATAGCGGTGATTGTTTTGGCAAGCAATTTTATCGCACCCTGGGCACTCAAAAGATTATGTGTGGCAAATTGTCAAGAAGGCAGTTTTGTTGCTAAAGAGTCATAGTGGTAAGGACAGTACAATAGATGAAGACAGTGGATAGTAGTACAGGCACGTTGATTTTTGAGATAGTCAAAAATCAACGCCCAAAACAAATAAGATGGGAGGATTTTCTGACTATCCGGGACGATGCTAATCGACTCTTTTTTATTCATGCGTTAAGTCAGAATTTAGAGCAACTTCAAAAATGCTTGCCGGCGGTTGCTGCTAATCCGTTGATTATTGAACGTTGTATCGACCCTAACGCAATCTCGGGCGTTTTTTCTTATGAAAGGGTGTTTGTGTTACAACTGCCAGTAACAGCAGACTGGCTATTATCCCGGTATATAAAAATCACTTTATTGTGTCTGCAAAATACTCTGGTTCTTCTCAGTGAAGAACCCTTGTCTTTTAATGCTAGTTTTCTTTCTGATGAATTATTATCCTCTATTTACCGACAGAAACAGGTCATCAGTATGTTGTATGTATTACTTGATGGTGTAGTCGACCATTCAAGTGAGATCATGTTGCAAATACGGCGCACTGTCGATGATCTGGAGCAGGATATGTTGAACGATGACGAGGATTCTGCTAAACAGTTACTGGATTTCAAACGGGCACTTGCGCATTTTGAAATCGCACTTGAGGCGAAACATAGAACAATGACCGCATTATTATCGGCTGATACTGCATCAATTGATGTAAGTACCCTTCGTGAGCCCTTACGTGATGTTATTACGCATATAGAGCACAGCCAGCGTTATGTCGATCGAATCGAAGATCGATTATCGGAGTTACATCATCATTTGACGCTGGTGTTGCAGGAAAAGACCAGTCAGCGTTTACGTATACTGACCATTTTATCGTCTATCTTTATGCCTTTGACCTTTGTGGCCGGTATTTACGGTATGAATTTTCGTTATATGCCTGAACTGGACTGGCATT
Coding sequences:
- a CDS encoding putative membrane protein; this translates as MSESPIVPDKDTLALSRTDLANERTYQAWLRTGLAALVAGLGVYKFMGNMMSLWVLLTIVTTLILLSVAAFLLAAWRYSHVYISVADRVPAWIITLSSLLLSGCSLIALFDLLISTRS
- a CDS encoding magnesium transporter, which produces MKTVDSSTGTLIFEIVKNQRPKQIRWEDFLTIRDDANRLFFIHALSQNLEQLQKCLPAVAANPLIIERCIDPNAISGVFSYERVFVLQLPVTADWLLSRYIKITLLCLQNTLVLLSEEPLSFNASFLSDELLSSIYRQKQVISMLYVLLDGVVDHSSEIMLQIRRTVDDLEQDMLNDDEDSAKQLLDFKRALAHFEIALEAKHRTMTALLSADTASIDVSTLREPLRDVITHIEHSQRYVDRIEDRLSELHHHLTLVLQEKTSQRLRILTILSSIFMPLTFVAGIYGMNFRYMPELDWHYGYPLVLLGMLGMAVSLIIYFVGKGWFK
- a CDS encoding pyruvate dehydrogenase E1 component alpha subunit, which gives rise to MEREQSHKMLHDMLRARAFEERVAEEYSKGSFAGFLHLYPGEEAVAVGVIHATEPSDYLVTTYREHVHALVRGTPSKLIMAELFGRSDGICKGMGGSMHLFDAEHRFMGGYAIVGETYPIAIGVGYAISLRKLPEAVICFFGDGAVNQGTFHESLNMAALWRLPILFVCENNHYQIGTEIHRHSAVTDVYKRAAAYNIPAEKINGVDVLNVYETTQRLLKQIRSGSGPYLLELETYRFRGHSMADPGTYRPAVEVHSFASQDPVSIAIREVESQYPTAEQIATAGPDCIELLSEQAQQKGHLAEHDLELIKKEVETEIEAAVAFALQSPQPSMDDCQAYLQFNQRGETLI
- a CDS encoding pyruvate dehydrogenase E1 component beta subunit, yielding MMHEELMYWQALNSALDIEMAEDSSVFTLGEDVGLFGGTYRVTEGLYSKYGEARVRDTPISENSFTGLGVGAAMVGMRPVIEIMTVNFALLALDAIINMAAKIPFMSGGQYPMPLVVRMPGGVAKQLGAQHSQRLEHTLMNVPGLRIAVPVTPQDAYWQLSQAISSNAPIILLEHELLYFTKGLIDSSVERLPMHRALVRRKGRHITIISYSRHVLLCLQAAELLAKQGIDAEVIDLRSLSPIDWDTCVQSLEKTNRLLVVEEDCGFAGAGAEIVAQLTERCFYALDEPPIRVAGLDIPTPYNQALEATSIPQINDIVTAARQFRLPA
- a CDS encoding pyruvate dehydrogenase E2 component (dihydrolipoamide acetyltransferase); amino-acid sequence: MNDCKEQTMKYEITLPVLSDTMSTGKLARWLKQPGDKINKGDVIAEIESDKAIMEVEAFHEGYLAGPLASIDTDIPIGQVIGYITEQEKNAAIEPKKTDSNTSPGDNTSAIPSVIQKETAVQTVDIPAVSVQIPVSDSPETKITPLLAHHIPAASGKRNASPHARALALKLGIDLATVMPGKDGHIQAEEVLAAAHQSPTLNLQLGPPYRLEPLTSMQKAVTQNMIATLTTPTFRTEAKLSLKALKKVGKQHNLSLTLLLARACALTIKANPQFNAVFTPEGLAHRDRVDVGIAVDVPGGLLTPVLRDVVERPLDELAEDWRILKDKIKRQRLEQEDYTGATFYLSNLGVFPVVYGFDALVPLGAAAILAIGAEHEGQCLLTLSCDHRVVSGADSARFLTTLDEVLQHAKVL